A window of the Dryobates pubescens isolate bDryPub1 chromosome 36, bDryPub1.pri, whole genome shotgun sequence genome harbors these coding sequences:
- the IFI35 gene encoding interferon-induced 35 kDa protein, producing the protein MEKGLGGGQHSCWLPLLPSLPPGVEPCRKAKAKGRRRRRPTGGGVSPAAGAQAGGRASGGAVPAATVLPPAPRRWTRPGQHGSGHSCPQDSFIQFSQPESPKEESPENGSPEETSAHVRQEIQRCKELCAALEQDRVNLQMAKEAVEQKTQELREGELCKNLKQEIPLRIHVSLQVAIFLSEKEWSRLKHDKQVLKQKVEGVKKRLLWEDPARVLPALPERSMVFKGLVTSKEDTNKLMLIPKIHYPLLGGSALITFEKAEVAQRILEMKEHVVELSCGEELDWCRVRVRAVPVDLLMPSALEMGLTLSSRSMLVSGLPSLGIPEDALLDKLELFFSKTKNGGGEVETIEFLDDSDRVMVTFAEDGVAEQLIERGHIQVLLGKGKYEVKISPCMSGGITNLQLHPSRCPRTVLLTGIPDVLNEESMRDALEIHFQKGSRGGGEVDALDYIPAGQVGVAVFTEDAD; encoded by the exons atggagaagggcttggggggcggtcagcacagctgctggctgcccttgCTTCCGTCGCTGCCGCCGGGGGTGGAGCCGTGCCGGAAAGCGAAAGCGAAGGGCAGGAGGCGACGGCGTCCTACCGGCGGAGGGGTCTCACCGGCAGCGGGGGCTCAAGCAGGCG GCCGGGCCTCCGGCGGGGCCGTCCCGGCTGCCACCGTTCTTCCGCCAGCGCCGCGAAGATGGACTCGCCCGGG GCAGCATGGCTCAGGACACTCCTGTCCCCAGGATTCCTTCATCCAGTTTTCTCAGCCCGAGAGCCCGAAGGAGGAAAGCCCAGAGAATGGAAGCCCGGAAGAGACCTCCGCGCACGTCCGGCAGGAGATCCAGCGCTGCAAG GagctttgtgctgctctggagcaagaCCGCGTGAACCTACAGATGGCCAAGGAAGCTGTAGAGCAAAAGACACAAgagctgagggaaggagagCTTTGTAAAAACCTTAAGCAAGAAATACCTTTACGCATTCATG tttctctccaggTGGCCATTTTCCTCTCAGAGAAGGAGTGGAGCAGACTGAAGCATGACAAGCAGGTGCTGAAACAGAAGGTGGAAGGAGTGAAGAAGAGGCTCCTCTGGGAGGATCCAGCAAGG GTGCTGCCAGCCTTGCCAGAGAGGAGCATGGTGTTtaagggacttgtgacaagcaAGGAGGACACAAACAAGCTGATGCTGATCCCAAAGATCCACTACCCTCTGCTGGGTGGCTCAGCCCTTATCACctttgagaaggcagagg TGGCCCAGAGGATCCTAGAGATGAAGGAACATgtggtggagctgagctgcgGGGAGGAGCTGGATTGGTGCAGGGTGCGAGTGCGAGCAGTGCCCGTGGATTTACTGATGCCCTCTGCCCTGGAG ATGGGGCTgactctgagcagcaggagtATGCTCGTGTCtggcctgcccagcctgggcatCCCTGAGGACGCActgctggacaagctggagctcTTCTTCAGCAAGACAAAGAatgggggtggtgaggtggAGACCATAGAGTTCCTGGACGATTCTGACCGGGTTATGGTGACCTTTGCAGAGGACGGAG TGGCAGAGCAGCTAATTGAGAGAGGACACATCCAGGTGCTTCTTGGGAAGGGAAAATACGAGGTCAAAATATCACCATGCATGAGCGGAGGTATCACCAACCTGCAG ctccatccctcccGCTGCCCCCGGACGGTCCTGCTCACGGGGATCCCAGATGTGCTGAACGAGGAGTCCATGAGGGACGCCCTGGAGATCCACTTCCAGAAGGGCAGCCGTGGTGGGGGAGAGGTGGACGCCCTGGACTACATCCCGGCGGGACAAGTGGGGGTGGCTGTTTTCACGGAGGATGCAGACTAG
- the RPL27 gene encoding 60S ribosomal protein L27, which translates to MGKFMKPGKVVLVLAGRYSGRKAVIVKNIDDGTSDRPYSHALVAGIDRYPRKVTAAMGKKKIAKRSKIKSFVKVYNYNHLMPTRYSVDIPLDKTVVNKDVFRDPALKRKARREAKVKFEERYKTGKNKWFFQKLRF; encoded by the exons ATGGGGAAGTTCATGAAGCCGGGGaaggtggtgctggtgctggccgGCCGCTACTCGGGGCGCAAGGCTGTCATCGTGAAG AACATCGATGATGGTACCTCGGACCGGCCGTACAGCCACGCTTTGGTGGCCGGCATCGACCGCTACCCGCGGAAGGTGACCGCTGCGATGGGCAAGAAAAAGATCGCCAAGAGGTCCAAGATCAAGTCCTTCGTGAAGGTTTACAACTACAACCATCTGATGCCCACGCG GTACTCTGTTGATatccccctggacaaaaccgtGGTCAATAAGGATGTGTTCAGGGACCCCGCGCTGAAACGCAAAGCAAGGCGTGAAGCCAAGGTGAAGTTTGAGGAGAG GTACAAGACAGGCAAGAATAAGTGGTTCTTCCAGAAGCTGCGATTCTGA
- the RUNDC1 gene encoding RUN domain-containing protein 1, whose product MDAEGGPLGPGERWAPVGAVSAAAAEDEEETEEEATAGGSPQSVPRLRAERCRLQGALLALASHFAQVQFRLRQVARAGPGEQQRLLRELEEFAFRGCPGPAPGEQEKQQQSEVQKEKQRELILQLKTQLDDLETFAYQEGSYDSLPQSVVMERQRMIINELIKKLDMDLSEDIATLSPEELRQRVDAAIAQIVNPARVKEQLVEQLKTQIRDLEMFINFIQDEVGSSGKAEDGHCECAGRKDGGGSFKSSTQPSGNRVSPEDARKMREAGLHLMRRMLAVLQIFAVSQFGCAAGQIPRTLWQKDQASKDYSPLIKKLELSVERVRQLAMKHQQEDHIISPTDLQDIPLAGRDELTLAVRKELAIALRDLMAHGLYAPSQGMSLVLAPIACLIPAFSSAPQAMHPWELFVKYYNTKNGQAFVESPARKLSQAFALPVTGGAATTPKQSLLTAIHTVLTEHDPFKRSADSELKALVCMALNEQRLVSWVNLICKSGALVQSHYQPWSYMANTGFESALNVLSRLSNLKFNLPVDLAVRQLKNIKDAF is encoded by the exons ATGGACGCGGAGGGTGGCCCGCTGGGCCCGGGGGAGCGCTGGGCGCCGGTGGGTGCCGTgtcggcggcggcggcggaggacGAGGAGGAGACGGAGGAGGAAGCGACAGCGGGCGGGTCGCCTCAGTCGGTGCCGCGGCTGCGGGCAGAGCGGTGCCGCCTGCAGGGGGCGCTGCTGGCCCTGGCCTCGCACTTCGCGCAGGTTCAGTTCCGGCTGCGGCAGGTGGCGCGCGCCGGGCCCGGCGAGCAGCAgcggctgctgagggagctggaggagttCGCCTTCCGCGGCTGCCCCGGGCCCGCGCCG GGTgagcaagagaagcagcagcaaagtgaggtccagaaggagaagcagagggagctgaTCCTGCAGCTCAAGACACAGCTGGATGACCTGGAGACGTTTGCTTACCAAGAGGGCAGCTATGATTCTCTGCCACAGTCTGTGGTTATGGAAAGACAACGG ATGATTATAAATGAGTTGATAAAGAAGCTGGACATGGACTTGAGTGAAGATATTGCAACGCTGTCTCCAGAGGAACTGCGACAGCGTGTGGATGCTGCCATAGCACAGATTGTTAACCCAGCCAGGGTAAAGGAGCAGCTGGTGGAACAGCTGAAGACACAGATAAGGGACCTTGAAATGTTCATCAACTTCATTCAGG ATGAAGTTGGAAGCTCTGGGAAGGCAGAAGATGGACACTGTGAATGTGCAGGCAGAAAAGATGGTGGTGGCTCCTTCAAATCAAGTACCCAACCTTCTGGAAACAGAG TGAGCCCAGAAGATGCCAGGAAGATGCGAGAAGCAGGCCTGCACCTCATGCGTCgcatgctggctgtgctgcagatatTTGCTGTCAGTCAGTTTGGTTGTGCTGCTGGTCAGATTCCTCGCACCCTCTGGCAGAAGGACCAAGCCAGCAAGGACTACTCCCCCCTAATTAAGAAACTGGAATTGTCAGTAGAGAGGGTGAGGCAGCTTGCTATGAAGCACCAGCAGGAAGACCACATCATCAGTCCCACTGATCTGCAGGACATTCCCTTAGCAGGCAGAGATGAGCTGACCCTAGCTGTGCGTAAGGAGTTGGCCATAGCTTTGCGAGACCTGATGGCCCACGGGCTCTATGCCCCTTCCCAAGGAATGAGCCTGGTACTGGCACCCATTGCCTGCTTGATTCCTGCGTTCAGCTCGGCGCCGCAGGCCATGCACCCCTGGGAGCTCTTTGTGAAGTACTACAACACCAAGAACGGCCAAGCCTtcgtggagtccccagcccgcAAGCTCTCCCAGGCTTTCGCCCTGCCTGTGACGGGAGGAGCAGCCACCACCcccaagcagagcctgctgaCAGCCATCCACACGGTGCTGACGGAGCATGACCCCTTCAAGCGCAGCGCAGACTCCGAGCTGAAGGCTCTGGTGTGCATGGCGCTGAACGAGCAGCGCCTGGTCTCCTGGGTCAACCTGATCTGCAAATCTGGAGCTTTGGTGCAGTCCCACTACCAGCCCTGGAGCTACATGGCAAACACAGGCTTCGAGAGTGCCCTCAATGTTCTCAGCCGCCTGAGCAACTTAAAATTCAACCTCCCAGTTGACCTGGCTGTCCGGCAGCTGAAAAACATCAAAGATGCTTTTTGA
- the LOC104300572 gene encoding putative protein PTGES3L isoform X1, with protein sequence MARQAAKTLWYDRPRYVYLEFCVEDSKDVKVVIEDQRLVFSCKNADGVEFYNEINLYARVNSKDSQEKRSDRSITCFMRKWKEKVAWPRITKENIKPAWLSVDFDNWRDWEGDEEVERAMVEQYAELLEKVTDKGPPPAMDDLDDDL encoded by the exons ATGGCGAG GCAAGCTGCCAAGACGCTGTGGTACGACCGCCCGCGGTATGTCTACCTCGAGTTCTGTGTCGAGGACAGCAAGGATGTCAAGGTCGTCATTGAGGACCAGCGGCTGGTGTTCAG CTGCAAAAACGCAGATGGTGTGGAGTTCTACAATGAGATCAATCTGTATGCCAGGGTCAACTCCAAG GACTCACAGGAGAAGCGCTCTGACCGCTCCATCACGTGTTTTATGAGGAAGTGGAAAGAGAAAGTGGCCTGGCCCCGCATCACCAAGGAGAACATCAAG CCGGCTTGGCTCTCTGTGGACTTTGACAACTGGCGAGACTGGGAAGGTGATGAGGAGGTGGAGAGGGCCATGGTGGAGCAGTACGCAGAG CTCCTGGAGAAGGTGACGGACAAAGGGCCTCCCCCCGCCATGGACGACCTGGAT GATGACCTCTGA